From the genome of Mycobacterium dioxanotrophicus, one region includes:
- a CDS encoding ASCH domain-containing protein → MARLMSVSLTEVQVVARTKDVTRRMGWLILKPGDRLTLCRKVMGRRKGEPLVRITDVEVVSVRREPLNRIDVDDVAREGFPELTPDEFVRFFCDSHKGCRPDSMVTRIEWRYV, encoded by the coding sequence ATGGCGCGGTTGATGTCGGTGTCGCTCACCGAGGTGCAGGTGGTCGCCCGCACGAAGGACGTGACGCGCCGCATGGGGTGGCTGATCCTCAAGCCCGGCGACCGTTTGACCCTGTGCCGCAAAGTGATGGGCCGCCGCAAGGGTGAGCCGCTGGTGCGGATCACCGATGTGGAGGTGGTCAGCGTCCGGCGGGAGCCGCTGAACCGCATCGACGTCGATGACGTTGCCCGCGAAGGCTTCCCCGAGCTGACACCCGACGAGTTCGTGCGGTTCTTCTGCGACTCCCACAAGGGCTGCCGGCCCGACTCGATGGTCACCCGAATCGAGTGGCGCTATGTCTGA
- a CDS encoding WhiB family transcriptional regulator produces MTTTDPTWRSRAECRGHPNPDIWYPNPSDVHAEARAKAICAACPVTFQCLADANARRERHGIWGGFERTDKGRARRPPGPMPKGGYRIGRNTR; encoded by the coding sequence ATGACCACCACCGACCCGACATGGCGATCCCGGGCGGAATGCCGCGGCCACCCCAACCCGGACATCTGGTACCCCAACCCCTCCGACGTGCACGCCGAAGCCCGAGCCAAAGCCATCTGCGCCGCGTGCCCCGTCACCTTCCAATGCCTCGCCGACGCCAACGCTCGCCGCGAACGCCACGGCATCTGGGGCGGATTCGAACGCACGGACAAGGGCCGCGCCCGTCGACCACCCGGCCCCATGCCCAAAGGCGGCTACCGAATCGGAAGGAACACACGATGA
- a CDS encoding helix-turn-helix domain-containing protein codes for MTNTRRWATKEEVAEHIRVSVKTVQRMTARGELTAHNVGPRLIRYDLNEIDAMLTPTNPESAVR; via the coding sequence GTGACGAACACCCGGCGATGGGCCACCAAAGAGGAAGTGGCCGAACACATCCGCGTCAGCGTCAAGACCGTCCAACGCATGACCGCCCGCGGCGAACTCACCGCCCATAACGTCGGCCCGCGCCTGATCCGCTACGACCTCAACGAGATCGACGCCATGCTCACACCCACCAACCCTGAATCGGCGGTGAGGTAG
- a CDS encoding flagellar hook-length control protein, giving the protein MTTVEQLKAATKAAKKAGVDAAMSLAEDIATGRLDPAALDAAAAAEARALFGRVEGPDDPLWDLHVDVARQVLAVGGGIPAGELAEWLAVTRAAEGVEAEPDADAGEWTAEACDEVLAWPVQPFDAGGELPPGESMVNDTGEPVEVRDGPPEDVSEL; this is encoded by the coding sequence ATGACGACCGTGGAGCAGCTCAAGGCCGCGACGAAGGCCGCGAAAAAGGCCGGCGTGGATGCGGCGATGTCGCTGGCCGAGGACATCGCGACGGGCCGGCTCGACCCGGCCGCGCTCGACGCCGCTGCGGCCGCTGAGGCTCGGGCGCTGTTCGGTCGTGTCGAGGGCCCCGACGATCCGCTGTGGGATCTGCATGTGGACGTGGCGCGCCAGGTGCTCGCCGTCGGTGGTGGCATCCCGGCCGGTGAGCTGGCGGAGTGGCTGGCGGTGACCCGCGCGGCCGAAGGCGTCGAGGCTGAGCCGGACGCCGACGCGGGGGAGTGGACGGCGGAGGCGTGCGACGAGGTACTGGCCTGGCCGGTGCAGCCGTTCGATGCGGGCGGCGAGCTGCCGCCGGGTGAGTCGATGGTCAACGACACCGGCGAGCCGGTCGAGGTGCGTGATGGGCCGCCTGAGGATGTCTCAGAACTTTAG
- a CDS encoding recombinase family protein has protein sequence MARGGLMDGALLGYARVSTGHQSLDQQHDALEAVGVTKVYDDKLTGTSTREQRPGLAALLDYAREGDTIVVVGIDRLGRNAAEVMMTIRDLGERGIVLRSLREGIDTSNATGRMIAGVLASLAELELELQRERRAASKSARRARGLPIGRPKALTAQQVEMAEQLRSAGQPMPDIAAQLGVSRATLYRTLAEGSE, from the coding sequence ATGGCTCGGGGCGGCCTGATGGACGGCGCGCTGCTCGGCTACGCCCGAGTCTCCACCGGACACCAGTCCCTCGACCAGCAGCACGACGCACTGGAGGCCGTCGGGGTCACCAAGGTCTACGACGACAAGCTGACCGGCACCAGCACACGGGAGCAGCGACCCGGCCTCGCTGCCCTGCTCGACTACGCCCGCGAGGGCGACACCATCGTGGTCGTCGGCATCGACCGCCTGGGCCGCAACGCTGCCGAGGTGATGATGACCATCCGAGACCTCGGGGAACGGGGCATCGTGCTGCGATCGCTCCGTGAGGGCATCGACACCTCCAACGCGACGGGCCGCATGATCGCCGGCGTCCTGGCCTCACTCGCCGAGCTGGAGCTGGAGTTGCAGCGGGAACGCCGGGCCGCGTCGAAGTCGGCCCGGCGGGCACGTGGCCTGCCGATCGGCCGGCCGAAAGCGTTGACGGCGCAGCAGGTCGAGATGGCGGAGCAGCTGCGGTCTGCGGGCCAGCCGATGCCGGATATCGCGGCGCAGCTCGGGGTGTCGCGTGCGACGCTCTACCGGACATTGGCCGAGGGGAGCGAGTGA
- a CDS encoding BrnT family toxin: protein MALHWDTDRDEHLARHGVTTAQADEAFAHEDALTINPDYNSKSGLGIRTIGYSASYGDLLSVLSYFDNDGVQQGTTAFRANRKDRRYYFGQE, encoded by the coding sequence ATGGCGCTGCACTGGGACACGGACCGCGACGAACATCTGGCCCGCCACGGTGTCACCACCGCCCAGGCCGACGAAGCGTTCGCCCACGAGGACGCGCTCACCATCAACCCCGACTACAACAGCAAGTCCGGCCTCGGCATCCGCACCATCGGCTACTCCGCCAGCTACGGCGACCTGCTCAGCGTTCTGAGCTACTTCGACAACGACGGTGTCCAGCAGGGCACCACCGCGTTCCGCGCCAACCGTAAAGACCGCCGCTACTACTTCGGACAGGAGTGA